From the genome of Mustela lutreola isolate mMusLut2 chromosome 16, mMusLut2.pri, whole genome shotgun sequence, one region includes:
- the CCNE1 gene encoding G1/S-specific cyclin-E1 isoform X2, whose protein sequence is MPRERRERDAKERDTMKEESGTDVSVRSRKRKANVAVFLQDPDEEIAKMDRTVRSQCGSQPWNDNSVCENPCSFIPTPDKEEGEPASPSSTCGLQSFMPSRASPLPILNWANRDEVWKIMLNKEKTYLRDKHFMQRHPLLQPKMRAILLDWLMEVCEVYKLHRETFYLAQDFFDRYMATQQNIVKTLLQLIGISSLFIAAKLEEIYPPKLHQFAYVTDGACSGEEILSMELIIMKALKWHLSPLTIVSWLNVYMQVAYLNDLYEVLLPQYPQHIFIQIAELLDLCVLDVGCLEFPYGVLAASALYHFSSSELMQKVSGYQWCDIEKCVKWMVPFAMVIRETGSSKLKHFRGVPAEDAHNIQTHINSLDLLDKAQAKKAILSEQNRISPLPTGVLTPPQSSKKQSSEQGTA, encoded by the exons ATGccgagggagaggagggagag GGATGCAAAGGAACGGGACACCATGAAGGAGGAAAGTGGCACTGATGTCTCTGTTCGTTCCAGGAAAAGGAAGGCAAATGTGGCTGTT tttttgcagGATCCAGATGAAGAGATTGCAAAAATGGACAGGACGGTGAGAAGTCAGTGCGGCAGTCAG ccATGGAACGATAATTCTGTGTGTGAAAACCCCTGCTCCTTCATTCCCACACCTGACAAGGAAGAGGGTGAGCCAGCATCCCCAAGTTCCACGTGTGGACTGCAGAGTTTCATGCCCTCCAGAGCCTCACCACTGCCTATATTGAA CTGGGCAAATAGAGACGAGGTGTGGAAAATTATGCTAAACAAGGAGAAGACATACTTAAGGGATAAGCACTTTATGCAGCGGCACCCTCTCTTGCAGCCTAAGATGCGAGCAATTCTTCTGGATTGGTTAATGGAG gtgtGCGAAGTCTATAAACTTCACAGGGAGACATTTTACTTGGCCCAGGATTTCTTTGATCGGTATATGGCAACACAACAAAATATTGTAAAAACACTTTTACAGCTTATTGggatttcatctttatttattgCTGCCAAACTTGag gaAATCTACCCTCCaaagctgcaccagtttgcttaCGTTACAGATGGGGCTTGTTCAGGAGAGGAAATTCTTAGCATGGAATTAATCATTATGAAG GCCCTTAAGTGGCACTTAAGTCCCCTGACCATTGTGTCCTGGCTGAATGTGTATATGCAGGTTGCGTATCTAAATGACTTATATGAAGTGCTCCTGCCTCAGTATCCCCAGCACATCTTCATACAGATTGCAGAG CTTTTAGATCTTTGTGTCCTGGATGTTGGCTGCTTAGAATTTCCCTACGGCGTACTTGCTGCTTCTGCCTTGTATCATTTCTCCTCATCGGAATTGATGCAAAAGGTTTCAG GGTATCAGTGGTGTGATATAGAGAAGTGTGTCAAGTGGATGGTTCCATTTGCCATGGTTATAAGGGAGACAGGAAGTTCCAAGCTTAAGCACTTCAGGGGAGTTCCTGCTGAAGATGCACACAACATCCAGACCCATATAAACAGCTTGGATTTGCTG GACAAAGCCCAAGCAAAGAAAGCCATATTGTCTGAACAAAATAGgatttctcccctccccactggggTCCTCACCCCCCCACAGAGCAGTAAGAAGCAGAGCAGTGAGCAGGGGACCGCGTGA
- the CCNE1 gene encoding G1/S-specific cyclin-E1 isoform X1, with protein MPRERRERDAKERDTMKEESGTDVSVRSRKRKANVAVFLQDPDEEIAKMDRTVRSQCGSQPWNDNSVCENPCSFIPTPDKEEGEPASPSSTCGLQSFMPSRASPLPILNWANRDEVWKIMLNKEKTYLRDKHFMQRHPLLQPKMRAILLDWLMEVCEVYKLHRETFYLAQDFFDRYMATQQNIVKTLLQLIGISSLFIAAKLEEIYPPKLHQFAYVTDGACSGEEILSMELIIMKALKWHLSPLTIVSWLNVYMQVAYLNDLYEVLLPQYPQHIFIQIAELLDLCVLDVGCLEFPYGVLAASALYHFSSSELMQKVSGYQWCDIEKCVKWMVPFAMVIRETGSSKLKHFRGVPAEDAHNIQTHINSLDLLVSRVLCSPDKLLKPPEQLLHSSLGSLQLSSKASNSSNSFEKEKLCLIDVMSR; from the exons ATGccgagggagaggagggagag GGATGCAAAGGAACGGGACACCATGAAGGAGGAAAGTGGCACTGATGTCTCTGTTCGTTCCAGGAAAAGGAAGGCAAATGTGGCTGTT tttttgcagGATCCAGATGAAGAGATTGCAAAAATGGACAGGACGGTGAGAAGTCAGTGCGGCAGTCAG ccATGGAACGATAATTCTGTGTGTGAAAACCCCTGCTCCTTCATTCCCACACCTGACAAGGAAGAGGGTGAGCCAGCATCCCCAAGTTCCACGTGTGGACTGCAGAGTTTCATGCCCTCCAGAGCCTCACCACTGCCTATATTGAA CTGGGCAAATAGAGACGAGGTGTGGAAAATTATGCTAAACAAGGAGAAGACATACTTAAGGGATAAGCACTTTATGCAGCGGCACCCTCTCTTGCAGCCTAAGATGCGAGCAATTCTTCTGGATTGGTTAATGGAG gtgtGCGAAGTCTATAAACTTCACAGGGAGACATTTTACTTGGCCCAGGATTTCTTTGATCGGTATATGGCAACACAACAAAATATTGTAAAAACACTTTTACAGCTTATTGggatttcatctttatttattgCTGCCAAACTTGag gaAATCTACCCTCCaaagctgcaccagtttgcttaCGTTACAGATGGGGCTTGTTCAGGAGAGGAAATTCTTAGCATGGAATTAATCATTATGAAG GCCCTTAAGTGGCACTTAAGTCCCCTGACCATTGTGTCCTGGCTGAATGTGTATATGCAGGTTGCGTATCTAAATGACTTATATGAAGTGCTCCTGCCTCAGTATCCCCAGCACATCTTCATACAGATTGCAGAG CTTTTAGATCTTTGTGTCCTGGATGTTGGCTGCTTAGAATTTCCCTACGGCGTACTTGCTGCTTCTGCCTTGTATCATTTCTCCTCATCGGAATTGATGCAAAAGGTTTCAG GGTATCAGTGGTGTGATATAGAGAAGTGTGTCAAGTGGATGGTTCCATTTGCCATGGTTATAAGGGAGACAGGAAGTTCCAAGCTTAAGCACTTCAGGGGAGTTCCTGCTGAAGATGCACACAACATCCAGACCCATATAAACAGCTTGGATTTGCTGGTGAGTCGCGTTCTTTGTTCCCCAGATAAACTCCTGAAACCACCTGAGCAGCTTCTCCACTCCTCTTTGGGCAGCCTCCAGCTATCCTCGAAAGCCTCCAATTCCTCTAATtcctttgagaaagaaaaactgtgTTTAATAGATGTGATGTCTAGATAG